The window ACGACTCTTTCTTTCACCATTTCTGTTTTAATTCTTTGCAATTCCATCCTAGTCACCCCTTTGCCATACATATACAAATCACCATCATAAATCTAGAGTAACACAGAAACTAGTGGTAGAATTATAGCACTTTACTATAGGCTTTATTAGGAATTGTAATAGGTTATTTTTAAGAAAAAGATGGGCACAGGAAGGGTTCTTCTTTACACTAATAATAAGGAATCTTGGTTACTGGATACTCGCTTTTAGCACGATCAAAAATGAGTAATAAATACTCTTTCAAGGTATTACATTTGAACATGGGAAATCATTACTTTTGTAGAGGTGCTGAGGGAGCTTCCTTATTGAATTTTAAAGAAACGAGGAGAATTCAATGAAAAGTATTTTTGAAGTTGGAAATTTAAAATCAAATGGGCATTATGCTCTGGCAACAATTCACAATGAAACGGTCTATGTTTCTGGGCAGTTTTCTATTGATCCGACAACCCGTGAAAAGAAATTTGGAACCATAGAAGAAGAAACATTACAAGCGCTTAAAAATGTAGAAATGATTTTAGAAGAAGCAGGAAGTAAAAAAGACCAAATCATTCGGATGACCTTATACATTCCAGATGTTAAATTATGGGATAAGGTGGATGCGGTATATAGAGAATTCTTTGGAGAGTATAAACCTGCACGTACAGTGGTGCCAACAAATGAATTGCATTTTGGTTTCAAAATTGAAATAGATGCGATTGCCTATATTTAGTACTATTTTTATATAGTGGTTTATATTTTATATAAAATATAGAGGAGGGGTCGGCATATGGAACAATATAGATGCAACAGTTGTGGACAAAAGCATCCTGTTACGGCTACTAGGTGGCGCTGTGATTGTGAGGGAGTCTTAGATTTAGTGAAAGATAAACCAACAATTGATGTAACTGTTTGGAATCAGTATCCGAATTCGTTGTGGCGCTATTTCGAAACCATGCCATTTTCAAAAGATTCAAAGACTTGGGAATTGATCACAATGGGTGAAGGTCAATCTCCTTTAATCGTTCTTGATCCTCTAGAGCCTCATACATATGTAAAAGTAGATTACATGATGCCAACCCTATCGTTTAAAGACAGAGGTTCCGCTATTCTAATGACAAAGGCAAAGGAACTTGGCGCATCAAAAGTGATAGCCGATAGTAGTGGTAATGCGGGAACATCGATTGCTGCCTATGCCGCACGGTGTAACATATTGTGCGACATTTATTTAAGTGCTGAAACCTCTCCAAAAAAGATTGCTCAAGTAAAAGCACACGGTGCAACGATTAAGGAAATTCATGGTACTCGTGAAGACGTGGCCGCTGCAGCACAAAAAGCAGTAAAGAAAGAAAACGTGTTTTATGCAAGTCATGTGTACAATCCTTTCTTTTATGAGGGGACGAAAACGTACGCATATGAAATTTTCGAGCAACTAAAAGGTGTACCGGATTCATTAATCATCCCAGTTGGGAATGGTACCCTATTGCTTGGGGCTTACTTTGGTTTTCGAGAGTTATTAGAAAACGGATTGATTGAAAAAATGCCAAAACTAATTGCTATCCAAGCAGCTAACTGTGCACCTCTTGTCCGTGCCTTTGAAAACGGGGAGGAAACTACTAAATCTGTCGCAAACAAAGGGACGCTAGCAGAAGGAATCGCCATTGCATCACCAGCACGCGGAAAACAAATTCTTGAAGCAGTTCGTGAGACTAACGGTACGTTTTTAGCCATTAACGAAGATGAAATTCAACTTGCCAGGTCCATACTCGCTGCTAAAGGTTTCTATGTCGAGATCACATCAGCTGTTAACTATGCTGGCTACTTAAAATATAAGAACTCACCAGAAGAAAAAATAATAATTCCTCTTTGTGGGGCAGGGATTAAATCTTAGAGGATCGTATGCTAAGGCTACCTTACATACATTTAAATTTTTCTATAGGGAGAGATGATGATGATGATGATGATGAAAAGAAAGGAATTAGACACTCCATGCTTATTAATTGATCGAGAAATCATGATGGGAAATATTCGTAGGATGCAATTATATGCCGATAAGTACAACGTTCAACTTCGTCCACACACAAAAACACATAAAATGCCTGCTCTCGCTAAATTGCAGGAAGAGATAGGTGCAAAAGGTATTACAGTAGCAAAAGTTGGCTAAGCAGAAGTAATGGCTGAGAACGGACTAAACGATATATTTATAGCAAATGAAATAGTAGGAGAAGGTAAATTAAACCGTATAAAAAAGCTTGCCGAATCAATTGATATTTCCTTTGGTGTTGATAGTATTGATCAATGCAAAATGATAGAAAAAGTCTTTAGTGACAGTCAGAAGCAGGCTCAAGTTCTTATCGAGATTGAAGTGGGTGAAAATCGCTCAGGTATTATTGAAGAAAATGATTTCATACTTTTAGTAGATTATATAAAGAATTGCTCTCATCTGAACTTAAAAGGAATCTTCTCTCATGATGGTCATACTTACAAAGCAAAAGATCTTGAGGAATGTCGAAAACTCTATAACGAAGCTCAAATTCGAACACTTCATTTTGCACATTTAGCGGAAAAATAAGGGTCCAAACTAGAAACGATTAGCATTGGATCTACTCCGCCTCTTTTGCATGATTTTGGGGTAATGGAGGGGATTACTGAGCTTCGTGTGGGAACCTATATCCTCATGGACGTAGCTCAAGGAAATGCAATGGGTACATTCGCCAATTGTGCTGCAACTGTTTTAACAACGATTATCAGCAAACCTACAAAGGAACGTGTAATTACTGATGTTGGTGCAAAAGGGCTCACGATGCAGTCGCGCAGTCAGGGAATATGTGCAACTACAGGCTTAGGTTATATTAAAGACTTTGATGACGTTTATATTGATCAAGTTTATGACGAACACGCAATAATTTATAATGAAACATTCAGTAATCAAGTAACAATTGGGGAAAAACTAGAAATTATCCCAAATCATATTTGCCCAGTTTGCAATTTATACGATTACGCCTACCTATTATCTGGAGAGGAAGTGGTAGAGGAGATTCCGATTCTGTGCAGAGGAAAGCTACAATAATTCAAAAGGCTATCGTAACCCTAATTCTAAAACGAAATTTACTCATAGCTTTAGGAGACACCGACAGATTATGTTATTTCTAAAATAAGAACACTTGTTCCTTATTTTGTTTTGATATATAATCAAATTAGTGCATTACCCCAGTTGGAAGGGGGTGATGCCGATAATTGACAACTTTTCAAGCATTAGTGCTTATGATTGCATTTGCTAGTTTAGTTGTATCTAGCGTAAAAGACAAAAAATAACCCAACCTTGAGCGTGACAGCGAAAAAGGGTGGACTCTAACTGAATTGCTGACTCCCTTGAAGGGAACCTGCTATTGTGTGGGCCGTATGGTGTTAGCGCACCAAAGGTCTTTTTTAGTATTTGCTTGTTTTTATTTATATAATATCGTTTTTTTTAAATAATAATACTATAAAGATTTGTTTGTGGTCAGTGATTTTGACCAGTCTATGTCTAAGTCCCTAGTGGTTGTTGACAACAAAGCCACTGATGGAACAAAAAGCACCCTATTACTGTTTAGGGGGTAATATATTAATAAAAATAATTAGAGATGGATGATAGGAGCGAATATGAAAAAAATTATCGAATTTACTCATAAGGTACCTTCCAAATTATTAACTCCTACTAGTGGTTTTCTAAAGGGCTATAGCCATTCTCTTAATCCATATACTGGCTGCTCTTTTGCCTGTTCTTATTGCTACGTAAGGAAAAGTCCAGTAGGTCTTTTTAGAAAACAAGAGTGGGGGACATGGGTTGATATTAAGCAAGTAACAAAAGAAAAATTATCACGTGAATTAATGAATTTAAGAAAGAGGAATAAGGAAATAACCATTTTTATGTCTTCTAGTACAGATCCCTATCAACCAATTGAATAT is drawn from Bacillus alkalisoli and contains these coding sequences:
- a CDS encoding RidA family protein, translated to MKSIFEVGNLKSNGHYALATIHNETVYVSGQFSIDPTTREKKFGTIEEETLQALKNVEMILEEAGSKKDQIIRMTLYIPDVKLWDKVDAVYREFFGEYKPARTVVPTNELHFGFKIEIDAIAYI
- a CDS encoding putative holin-like toxin — encoded protein: MTTFQALVLMIAFASLVVSSVKDKK
- a CDS encoding threonine synthase codes for the protein MEQYRCNSCGQKHPVTATRWRCDCEGVLDLVKDKPTIDVTVWNQYPNSLWRYFETMPFSKDSKTWELITMGEGQSPLIVLDPLEPHTYVKVDYMMPTLSFKDRGSAILMTKAKELGASKVIADSSGNAGTSIAAYAARCNILCDIYLSAETSPKKIAQVKAHGATIKEIHGTREDVAAAAQKAVKKENVFYASHVYNPFFYEGTKTYAYEIFEQLKGVPDSLIIPVGNGTLLLGAYFGFRELLENGLIEKMPKLIAIQAANCAPLVRAFENGEETTKSVANKGTLAEGIAIASPARGKQILEAVRETNGTFLAINEDEIQLARSILAAKGFYVEITSAVNYAGYLKYKNSPEEKIIIPLCGAGIKS